One window from the genome of Megalobrama amblycephala isolate DHTTF-2021 linkage group LG4, ASM1881202v1, whole genome shotgun sequence encodes:
- the mbd2 gene encoding methyl-CpG-binding domain protein 2 → MERKRTDCPALPPGWKKEEVIRKSGLSAGKSDVYYYSPTGKKFRSKPQLSRYLGNTVDLGCFDFRTGKMMPSKMQKNKQRLRSDILSLSKGKPDLNTALPIRQTASIFKQPVTKVVNHPNNKVKTDLQRATEQPRQLFWEKRLKGLRSSDVSEEVLRTMDLPKGLQSIGPDSSDETLLSAIASALHMSSAPITGQTSTAAEKNPAIWLNTSQPLCKAFTVTDEDIREQELKVHQARRSLEEALMADTLARAAESTRDMEGRAA, encoded by the exons ATGGAGAGGAAGAGGACGGATTGTCCGGCGCTTCCACCCGGCTGGAAGAAGGAAGAAGTGATCCGGAAGTCCGGACTGAGCGCTGGGAAGAGTGATGTGTATTATTACAg TCCCACAGGAAAGAAGTTCCGGAGTAAACCGCAGTTGTCCCGTTACCTTGGCAACACTGTGGATCTGGGATGTTTCGACTTCCGCACCGGCAAAATGATGCCGAGCAAGATGCAGAAGAACAAACAGAGACTGCGCAGCGACATCCTCAGCCTGAGCAAg GGAAAGCCGGATCTGAACACAGCGCTGCCCATCAGGCAAACGGCCTCCATCTTTAAGCAGCCGGTCACTAAAGTGGTCAATCATCCGAACAACAAGGTGAAGACGGACCTTCAGCGAGCCACAGAGCAGCCGCGACAG CTCTTCTGGGAGAAGCGTTTGAAGGGATTGCGGTCGTCGGATGTGTCGGAAGAAGTGCTCAGGACTATGGATCTGCCCAAAGGCTTACAGA GTATCGGCCCAGACTCGTCAGACGAGACGCTGCTGTCGGCCATAGCGAGCGCCCTGCACATGAGTTCAGCGCCCATCACGGGTCAGACGTCCACGGCCGCCGAGAAGAACCCCGCCATCTGGCTCAACACATCCCAGCCGCTCTGCAAAGCCTTCACCGTCACTGATGAAGACATACG GGAGCAGGAGCTGAAGGTCCATCAGGCCCGGCGCAGTCTGGAAGAGGCGCTGATGGCAGACACTTTGGCACGGGCCGCCGAATCCACCCGGGACATGGAGGGCAGAGCGGCGTAG